The nucleotide window CCGGTTTCATCGAAAATTCCTTCACGAATACATCAGCACTGTAAACAGTTGGCATAAAGTGAATTTCATAGCCTTGTTCCTGCAATAAAGCAGCTGTCTTTTCACCGACAGCCGCAATTTTCATTGGTTCAGGAATGGTCTGTTCATGCCGTCTACATTTATCGATAAAGCTTTTCACCGCATTTTGGCTCGTAAAAATGAGCCACTCATATGCAGGTAATTCACGAAAATAGTATTCATCTTCCTTAGAAACCTTTTCCACAGTTTCGATTAATGGATAATTATAAACTTTCCCGTCATGTTGCTCAATCAATTGCTCTACAGATCTTACAACCGCCGAGCCTGTAATAATCAATGTTTTTCCTAAGAGTTCATTACTCGGCATCTAACTCAGCCTTTACTTTTTGAATTAAGTCAAAGGCACCTTGCTCAGTTAATTTTGCGGCAACTGCTTTACCAACTGCATCCGCGTCAGTTCCTGTCAATGTTTCCTTATACGTTACAGAAGCATCCGGAGCCGCCACTAAACCTGTTAATGTAATTTGGTCACCATCTACTGTTGCATAGCCGGCAATCGGAACTTGGCAGCCACCATCCATCGCAGCTAAAAACGAACGCTCGGCATGTGCTGTAGCCCATGTTGTGGCATCTGTTAATTTCGCCAGTTGCTCAAGCAGCTCCGCATCATCCGCGCGGCATTCAATCCCTAATGAACCTTGTGCAACAGCTGGAAGGCAAATATCAGTATCTAAGTATTCCGTTACAACATCATCGCTCCAGCCAAGTCGTTTCAGCCCTGCTGCCGCTAAAATAATCGCATCGAAATCTTCTGTTTCCAGTTTTTTCAGACGTGTATCGACATTTCCTCGAATCCATTTAATTTCAAGATCCGGACGTGCCTGTAATAATTGTGCGCTGCGACGTAATGAACTTGTACCGACGATTGCACCTTTTGGCAAATCGGCAAATTTCACATGACCATTTGAAATAAAGGCATCACGGGCATCTTCTCGTGGAGGAATACAGCCAATGATCAGCCCTTCAGGTAATACTGCAGGCATATCTTTCATCGAATGCACAGCAAAGTCGATTTCTTTATCATATAGAGCTTGTTCGATTTCCTTAACGAATAGACCTTTACCGCCAACTTTAGAAAGCTGTACATCTAAGATGCGGTCACCTTTTGTTACAATTTCCTTGATTTCGAAATCAAATGGTACGCCAGCTTCTTTCAACTCATTAATAAACCAGTTTGTTTGTGTTAATGCCAATTTACTTTTTCGAGATCCTACAATAATTTTTCTCACGTTACTCCGACCTTTCTATTCTGCTAAACCCACAGATGGAAATTTGATAGTTTGCTGCCGAGGAAGAAATTAATGACAACGAGCAAAAATAAATAAATATGCACCTGTGCATATACCATGCCGATTAATTTCCCTTTTCGATGCAGCAAAAAAATAATTAAGTAAACAATCGATACGATAAACGAGCCTAAAATTTTCACATCGAAAACGGAAACATTCTCCAATGTTAGAAATGCCCATTCCAACCCTAATATTAAACTTATTAATAGCAATGGAATACCAATAATGGTCGATAAATTAATCCACTTAACCATTTGCTGTAAACTTGGCAACCGTGACCATAAATTCGTTAACTTTTTTTGCTTTAATATGCGATATAAAATTAAATACAGCAGCGAGAAGACAAACGCAACCGAAAAAGCGGCGTATGACACAATCGCAAAACTAATATGGATTAACAGCATTTCCGAAACTAATGAATTACCGACAATCTGATCATTCGTTTCCGGTGCAAATAAATGAATTGTCATAAATACAAAGCTCAATACATTAATAAAAAACACCGGTAAATCAACCCGTACAATACAATGCAGGACGATTGAAAGTGTCGTTAAGAGCCATGCATAAAAGAATACCCCTTCATACAATGACAATATCGGAAATCGTTTCGTTTCAATGATAAATAAGACAATAAATAGAGTTTGCAACACCCAGACGATGGAAACAAACCAGAAGGCTGCACGTCTGAATTTTATATTTTTATAAAGGTAGTCTGTAAAATAAAGTACGATACAGAGCCCATAGAGAATGATCATGAGCTCGTATAATCTTGTCATTACCATTTCTGTCATATGCACCTTCTCCTGATGGAAACTTACTAAAAAAAGCGCTTTCGCTATCTATAATTTTACCATATAGATACGAAAACGCTTATGATTTATTTGAATAAAGTGCTTCAATAAGGCTCAATGTCTATTGGCTATTGTTCAATTAATATGAGAAACCCGGTTTTAAAGTTCCCTCTTTTGCTGTTTCAACGCTTTTTACTTCCGGGCGCAATTGCTGTACTTCCTGCTGCACTTCGTCTTCAATACCGAAGATTTGCTGGAATAATGCAAGCTGCGCTTCCGCATTTTTCTCGTTCGCAAGTTCTTTTGCTTGCAGAATCGGCGTTTTCAATAGCTGATTAATAATCGATTTTGTATGCTTGTTTAAAATTTTGCGTTCACGCTCTGTTAAATTCGGCATTTTGTTTTCGATACTGATCATTGTTTCTTCTTGAATAGATGCTGCTTTTTTGCGCAATGCAGAAATAACAGGTACGACACCAAGTGTATTAAACCAATCTTTAAATTGAATAATTTCCTCTTGGATCATCGACGTAATCTCATTTGCCGCACGTTCACGCTCAGCCAGGTTTGCTTGTACAATTCCTTGAAGATCATCAATATCGTACAGGAATATATTTGGCACATCGCCGATACGCGGATCTAAATCACGCGGTACCGCAATGTCAACCATGAATAACGGATCACCTTTACGGAATTTCGCTACATCTTTCATCAAGTCATAATCGATGACATAGTCTGTTGCCCCGGTTGAACTGATTAAAATATCCGCTTCAAGCAGTGTACATTGCAGTTCATTCATTGCTTTCGCATCTCCATCAAACTTCGATGCCAAGTTTTGAGCTTTTTCAAATGTACGGTTAATCACCGTTACTTTTCCTACACCATTTCCGTATAGGTTTTGAATTGCAAGCTCACCCATTTTACCGGCACCTAAAATGGCTACATGCTTGTCTTTTAAAGAACCAAAGATTTTTTTGGCAAGCTCCACGGCAGCATAAGATACTGAAACTGCATTTTCCCCGATAGCGGTATCGTTATGGGCACGTTTTGCGAATGTTACGGCCTGTTTAAATAATTGGTTGTACACTGTACCAGTTGTGCCAATTTCCTGACCTTGTAAAAAACTTTTCTTTACTTGTCCCAAAATTTGCGTTTCCCCAAGCACCATGGAATCAATACCAGCCGTTACACGGAATAAATGGTTCAATGACTCATCTTCTTCACGGATGAATAAGTGATCTTCAAACTGTTCCATCGGTATGTTAAACCAGTTCGCCAAAAATTGTTTAATATAATAGCGACCAGTGTGTAATTGATCAACAACCGCATAAATTTCAGTACGGTTACAAGTAGAGATTATTACATTTTCCAATATGCTTTTTTGCTTTTGCAGCGCTTCCATAGCATTCGGAAGATCCGATTCGATAAACGAGAGCTTTTCACGAATTTCTACTGGCGCTGTTTTATAATTCAGGCCTACTACTAATGTATGCATGAACCCCCACACCTCACACGTTCTAATTCATAGATTTTATTGTAACATAATGACAGCATGATTCCAGTTTAGTTTGTGAACATGCTTTGAAAATATATACTAAACCTACTTAATTAAATCCTAAAACAACTTTTAAATTGTCCGTAAATGTTTAAACCTTTGTATCTATACCCTAACTCCAGAAAAATACATCTTGTCACATTAAAGTGCAAGATGAAGTATATTCGGAAGAGAAAGTTGAATTGTTAAATTAGAATTATTCTAATGTAAGTTTAACAAAGTTCGACACAGATTTCAATCATTGAAACCAAAAAAGAAGCTCACTTTATGAGTGAGCCTCTATTTTGTCACATATTATGAATTTTAGTCCCGATGATGTTTCCTGATACATCAATTGCCTGGAATTCTACCTCTGCATATAAATCGAATTCCGGGAACTCATAAAGATTCGGTCGATGCATATAGCGCGATGAACCTCTTGCCGGCAAATCGTATTTAACATCGCCATTCGGGGAAATAAATACAACGCGTACACCTTTTACATTGTCGCATCCTGTATTCACATCTGCCAAAATCGTTACTTTTGATGTTTCGATACGCACCTCGGTATTGTTAAAGATTGTATCCCCTACTAGACAGCTGTTGTTCATAACAGGTGTTTTACATAAAATCGTTGTAATGATCGCCTGCAAAGAGCTGTGCAAGTTTTCTATCGATGTAATATTTTGATATGTGCCATTTGTTTCGGATGAAATGTCTTTCAACAGTTTTTCATTTACCGCTGTATATGATCCAACCGAAACAGTATGGATGGCAATGCCTTTCTTTTTGGCATCATTCAGCACTTTATCGAGTCCGTTACTGTTTGAATAACCGTCAGTCACAAGGACAATGGCTTTACTTGTATACTGGTTTGTCGTGAAATTACTGATAGCTGTTTCAAGAGCTTTTACAATATTTGTCGACCGGTTTTCATTTTGATACGTTAGTAAGCTGCCAATACTTGAAACGTCTTCCGCTTCACCTTTTGCTTCATAAGTTGGACGATTATTAAAACGGTATACATGACTTGGGTTTGCCCCGATTTGTTTGATCGTTTGCTTCACTTTATTCGCTGTATAATTTTTTGCATCCCGCACTTTCATCGAGCCTGAGTGGTCCACGACGAACATCACTTCTGATTCCACGGAACATAAATTGTTTCCATAGCGCGGATTGGCAAAAATCTGTTCAGACACCGTTGTATTTTTCAGACTTTGCACAACTTTATCATAACGCGGATCCAAATCGATCAAGCGTGCCTTAACCTGTGATTTGCCATATAAAATATCATCAAAGTATACGACAGCAGATCCTCGGCTGCCTGTGCCGTTATTATAGTCTTTCGTATTTGTATCAAATGATACGACACGTGTTTTGCCGTTAAATGTAACTTCCACTGTTCCTTTATAGTCGGTAATAATTACCCCGCCTGGTGCGACAAGGTTTACGATTACCTTTGTATAACGGTCCATGCCATCCGGGCGTTGCTGCAGTTCTTTTCCTGCAAGCAATACTTTAACTTTCGCAGCGGCACCCTCCAGCTTACCGATAAGGTCCGCATAATTTTTTCGCAATAAGTTTTTGTCGATTTGGCCTAAGCGATCATACATCGCTTTAATGACTTCAACCGATTCTTCATGTGCTAATGTCACCTGGTCGGCGATCGGTAAAAACTTGTCTGTTAAATAAATAATGACCGCATGGAGCATCGAATCGAATGCTTCGGTATCTTCTTCACTCATAACACCTTGCAAATCATATGTGGCACGTCCCTCATTGTTGACCGTGTACATGACTTTAGCATTACCGAGACCACCCCAAGCAGACTCCTCTTTTGGTCCTTCAATCATATAGTCGAGAATTTGTTCAAACAGCCAAACCGAAATAATTTGACCTTCAAGCTTCAGATCCGCATTCCCGTACTGTATTTCGCTGGAAGTAACCTGGCCTTGTGTCAGTTTCCCGTCAGCAGTTGTATAGTTCTCCCATTTAGACCCTGTCATCACTTTTAAATCAGGATCGTAATCCGTAATTGTAATAATCCCGTTTTGTGTATATGGTACTGTCGTTGTCCCAACAACACCCTGAGGTAATACAGGTAATGGTCGTACCCCGGGATCAACCGTTCCGCCATTCCATTCTGTCTGCTCCGGATCAAACACTTCATAAGTAATACGAAGTTCCGCTTTTGGCACATAACGGACAGACGCTTCAATGACCTGATTTTTGTATGTGTAATACTTTTCTGATGGGTTAACCATCTCGAAGCGGATTGTATCGACTACTGACTTTGTTAAAGCAGGAGCCGTTACATATACGCTAAGCTGTGGACCATCAGTATAAACCGTTGTTGATTGGCCGCTTGTACTTGTATTCGTTTCGGATATTTTTGCTCCGGCTTTTGAAGTCACTTTAAATGCCAATGATTCATCATATGAAATGTCATTGCCGTAGCTATCACGCAAATCGATAGTAATTAAAGTTGAATCAACGCCGTTTGCTGTTAGCTCTTCGTTTTCTACATTAATCTTTTTTACCGCTTTATAAACATCCGGACGTGTCGCTTTATCATCCGTGTTTTTACCTGGTGTTGTCGGAATCGTCACAGTTCCGTTCTTACTCTCAACAAAGTTCACCGGCAACGTGATTTTATTATTGTCTTTGCCTAACGGATTACTTGTCAGACCTTCGATTGCCAATTTTCCTTGCTGATTGATGCGGTACATGAAGACCGCCATATCACCGCGGTTAATATTGCGTGTCGGTTTATAGTCTTCATATGTGCGTTTTCCGGTTGTACCTGTTGTAATTTCGTTCATATATAAATATTTGACAGCCTGGATCTCGGATAAATCAAGACCATTTACCGCCGCATAAAGCCTTGCAAAGTGGCCCCGTGAAATATTGGCATTGCGCTTTGATTTATTATTCACGCCATAGAGCGGAATATTCAAATCGCCATAATACTCATAGAGCATATCTTTATCATTTGTATTGAAATGATAGTTTTTGTCCATCTTCGCTAAAAACTGCAGCATCTGCCATTCCATTACAAGTGTCCCGGACTGAAACTTATTGCCTTTATACAACTGCAAATAATCATTATCGATCGTCCACTTGGCTGCTTTATATTTCGAATTTTTTTTCGATATATCCGAAATTTGCTTGCTTGCGGCCTCCGTTTCCGTAGCACCGAACGGAAATACGACGGAAAATACCAGAAGGCAACTGAGCAGCAAGGCCAATAGTTTTTTCATTTTACTCATGTTTGCAACCCCTTAGTTAAAGAACAGAATATTGTCTCGGTAATTCTCTTTTAAATCTGTTTCCAAGTAACGTAAAAATCGTTCAATGATTGCGGAAGATTGTGCACGTGTCAGCGTTCCTTTCGGATTGAAATAACCGTCGCTGCCTGACATTAGCCCTAACTGTGTTGCGACATAAATTGCATCGCGTGCATAATCCGTAATTCTGTAATCATCTTTATAGTCTGTTGTATAGCCCGGTTCAGGTGCTTTTCCTTCCAGCCCAAGTGCACGCACTAAAATTGTCGCTGCCTGCTGACGTGTTAAAAAACCGTCGGGATCAAATGTCGTCGGATTTTTTCCTTTAATAACTCCTTTATCAACGGTTGCCACCAGGTAATTGTAGTCTTTCACTGTGCGCTTCACGTCTTTAAAAATAGAGGGCTGAGTCTTTTGGCGGTTTGTTTCTTCCAATACACGCAGGTCAATTGCTTTACCAACAGCAACTGCAAAATCATAGCGCTGTACGGGAGTATTTGGTGAATAGAAGTTTGATTGATCATCCAATATGCCAAGTGAGTACAATTTTTCAATTTGCTCACGTGCCCAGTTGGAAGATAAATCACGGAACTTAGGGATTTTCAGCATTTCCAGCTTCGGCATATAGTCGATATTGCTTGCGACCGTTCCTTCACTATCAGGTAAATCGTATTCATATTCCGATAGCGAATCGGCAGAGCTAATCGTTTTATAGTTGCCGTAAAAACTTGATAAAGATGCATCATTTTCGTTATATTCCAACGTACGTGATTTAGATGTCGATACTTTGTTTTTCACTGTACCGATTGTCCCATCATCAAATTCAATCTCGAAATCCGTAATCTGTGTTTCAGTTGCCCCCCAGAAGTTTTCATATCCTTCATGTCGGCTATCAGCATGTACCGTTATCGTTTTTGTAACAGCGTTCTTGCCTCGTCCTGTCGTTTCGGTATATGTTTTGCGGGCAATCGCATTGCCTGAATAATAGTCGGACGCCGGACGCTTGTCTGTAATCGTACTTTTGGAAAGCTGGTAATCCGCCAATGTAAATGTTCTGTCGCCAACTATAATTTTTTCGGTGAATTTTGTAACCTCACCCGTTGCAGAACTTTGCCCTACTTGGTCATAGTTTGTAACATCGTATGTATACGTAAAATTCCGCGTCAGTTTTTCTCCATTTGGTCCAGCCAACGTAAACTTATATGTCTCTGTTAACTTGCCTTTAGATTCTCTCGTTGAAATCGTTGCGTTTTTATTTGTCCCCGTAAATTTAATCGGCTTTCCTGTTAAGAAAAAGTATTCTTCATACTCATATTCGTTTTTTATACCGCCTGTTAGATCAAGAGATTGTGCGGAACCTGATGAAGGGAGCAGCATCAGAAAAAATGAGTATGCCAATAGGAAGGTGAAGCAAAGTTTTTTTCTCACAAATTCGTCCCTCATTTCTTTAAAATCATTTGTGTTTAAATGGCATGCGGGAAAATGCTCCCGCATGCATTTTGATTAGTTTACTAGCAATACATAAACTTCCGATGTTGAACGTGCAATCGCTGTTACATGATCTGCCTTTTTAAGATCCGTAATGTCGATTACTTCGCCATCTTTAATAATCATTGCTTTTGATAAATCGAGCGAAAGCGAACCGAAACGGTAGCTCCAGTGGCCGTCTTTACTCCACTGGCTGCTGTTTACAACAGATATCTTTTTCGTATTGAAATTTATCGAATTTGCACGGCCTGTTAATGTTAACGTAGCCAGTTTTTCATTAGGCACAAAATGAATGCCCTCGATATGACCATCATTTACAAAGAAATATCCGTAATATGGGTTTGGTGAATTTGTGTAATTATCATATAAATCAAGATCCAGTTCCGGAATGACTTTAAATTGCTTAGACCCATCCAGTTCTGATGCGATTGTTGAATTACTGTAAGCAAATGATGCAATAGACTTGTCCGTGTTCCAGAAATGATTATCGAAACGTTGTAAATCCGATAATTCCACTTCATATGCATCTAAATCCGCTACATCAATTCGACCAAAGTACAGTTTATATTTTGATAGATTCGGTGCTAAATAAGCATCATTTGTAATGTTGACGATATGGGCATAATCACTCTTAGCCGCACCATCCGTTAATACAAATGCCGTTGTCGAAATCGGATTTTGAGCTAAATCAAGTGCAATAAGGCCTTCAGGTTCTACTAAACGGCCATTGCGTATTAAAATCGAACCGTTATGGTAATTTAATTTTAATGAATTTTTGAGCTGCAGCGTATTCACACCCAGATTGACACTCGTAATAGGTTGATAGAATGTACGCTCATTTTTAGCTAATACGATAATTTTTTCGATTACTTCTTTGCTGAACTGAGTTTTTGTTACAAAATAAAGCTCACTATTTTTATATTTTTTTAATTGGCTTTTGGAGATTTTTTTATTTCCTACGTAAATACTTGTATTGTTTGTAAAATTAAATGTTGCCTGTGTTTTCGTTCTTACTGTTCCAAAGCGCCAGTTTAGTAAAGGATGCGCATTTTTAACATTTAGCGAATTCTTGTTTGTGTTAACCGTATTTAAATCTGCTTTGTATAATTCTGTTACCATATTGGCTGTGCTCATAATTGTAATTTCGGCGATACGGGAAGTGTTGGCTGTTGCAAATTTCAAGCGGACACGGTCTCCCACATAAAGTGTGCTTAAATCTACAGATGAATTTCCTTTGAACACTTCCGTATTATTTGTCACTGTATAATTTTTAGTTGAAGAACCATCGATTTTCACACGGATCTGCAAACCGTTCGGATCAATTTGCGTCACAGCACCTGTTACTTGTTTGCTGTTTTCGATGATGGAACCGCCTTCTACATTAGTAGATCCACGCATTTCTGTAATTTTGCCTAAGTTTAATTTAATCGTGACACTCATGCCTGCTTTAAATCCTGCAATTGTTGTCAGCGTATTATTAATATAATACTTCTGCGTATTGGCAAGGTTAAATGTTGCGGTTTTCCCTGCGCTGTTTTTTAATGTGACACTTTTTAATGTCCGTGTGACATTCCCTTTCTTGTCTTCGGTTTCATTATAATTTGCTTTCATGAATGTATATGTATTCGATGCTTCAGCTTGCTGCCCTGTCGGTAATATCGCCAAAGCAAAAGTAATTGCCATTAATACGGAAATGATTTTTTTAAGCAATTTCTCCGCCTCCTTTTTCAGTAACTTTTCTTTTTCATCCATAGTAAATTTAAGAAAATATTTATATTTAATTCCAAATATAGTTACAGGACCTATTTAGTGTAACAAAATTGCCTACTATCGGCATTTGTTGTCGAAATTATTTATACGCAAATATCGGTTGTTTGACCTAATACGGAGTGTGACGTATCGATCACTTCGAGTGCTTGTTCCGCATTTCCATGCCGAAAACTCCATCGTTTTTTTGTCGTGGCCAATGAAACATCTCGCATCAATTCAGTATGGTTCATCAACATCGCTAAGCAGCTATCTCCAAATGTACACCTCCTATTTACCTTTATCGGCAAAATACTATGAATATCAAGTAATTATTATTATTTCTGAGAGTAAAATTGACAAAATAAAAAACAACCCCGAATATTACTTTCGAGGTTGCATTGTTTACATGCGTGATTCAATTTCGGCCCAAGCTTCTTCAAAACCAAGACCTTTTTCAGAAGAAAACACAATTAATGGATCTTGCTTTTCCATTTGTAATGTTTCGCGAACAATCTTTTTATGCTTATCCCATTTTCCTTTCGGAATTTTGTCAGCCTTAGTTGCGACAACAATTACCGGGATATTGTAATGCTTTAAAAAATCATACATCATGCAGTCATCTGAAGTTGGGTTATGACGAATATCTACAATTAAGACAACCGCTCTTAATTGTTCGCGGCTCATAAAGTACTGCTCAATCATTCTTCCCCATGCTGCACGTTCTGATTTTGAAACTTTTGCATAGCCGTATCCTGGTACGTCAACATAATAGAGCTGTTCTTCAATTTTATAGAAGTTCAGCTGTTGTGTTTTACCAGGTTTTGACGAAATACGCGCCATTGCTTTACGGCCAATCATACGATTGATAAACGAAGATTTGCCGACATTTGAACGACCCGCTAAAGCGAATTCAGGTAGCCCGTCTTCCGGGAACTGTTCTGGTCGGACAAAGCTGCCGATCATTTCTACGTTATGGACTTTCATTACTTATTAAAACCTCCATCTAGTGCGAGCGCAAGAACTTCTTCCGCTTGTGAAACTAGTTTAAATGTGAGTTGCTCACGAATTGTTTCAGGAATATCATCAATATCACGTTCATTGTCTTGCGGAATGATAATCGTCGTCAATCCTGCACGGTGGGCACTTAATGATTTCTCTTTTAAGCCGCCGATCGGCAGTACACGACCCCGTAATGTTACTTCTCCAGTCATACCAATTTCGCGTTTAATTGCTTTTCCAGTTATTGCAGACACAATGGCAGTCGTCATCGTAATACCTGCTGATGGACCATCTTTTGGTACTGCACCTTCCGGAACGTGGACATGAATATCGTGCTGATCGAAATAATCAGCATCCACGCCTAAATCGTTTGTTAATGTACGGACAAATGAAAGCGCAATTTGTGCGGATTCCTTCATTACATCGCCAAGCTTCCCTGTTAAAATTAATTTACCTTTACCAGGTGTTAATGAAACCTCGATCTGCAATGTATCTCCACCGACTGTCGTGTAGGCAAGTCCTGTAGCAACACCTACTTGGTTTTCCATTTCCGCCTGTCCATAGCGGAAGCGGTGTTTCCCTAGCATATCAACTAATACTTTAGAGTTGACCGTTACTTTTTTCTTTTCGCCGGATACGATCTTTTTCGCGGCTTTACGGCAAACAGTTGCAACTTGGCGCTCCAATCCACGAACACCGGCTTCACGTGTATAATAACGGATCAAATCCGTAATCGCTTCGTCTTTCATTGCCATTTGCGTTTTCTTCAAACCATGTTCCTTCATCTGTTTCGGAATCAGATGGTTCTTAGTAATTTCTACTTTTTCGAATTCAGTATAACCTGCGATATTAATGACTTCCATACGATCCAGTAATGGTGCCGGAATCGTGCTTAAATCATTAGCTGTTGCAATAAATAATACATCTTGCAAATTGTATGGCTCTTCAATGAAGTGATCACTGAATGTATTATTTTGTTCCGGGTCCAACACTTCAAGCATTGCAGCAGATGGGTCTCCACGGAAGTCATTTGACATTTTATCAATTTCATCAAGTAAAAATACAGGATTTGTTGTGCCCGCTTTTTTCATTCCTTGAATGATACGTCCCGGCATTGCACCGACATACGTACGACGGTGACCGCGAATTTCAGACTCGTCACGCACACCACCAAGTGAAACACGGACAAACTTACGGTCAAGGCTTTCTGCGATAGAACGCGCTAAACTCGTTTTACCTACGCCCGGAGGTCCGGCTAAACATAAGATCGGACCGCGTAATGAATTCATTAATTGACGTACTGATAAATATTCTAATACACGCTCTTTTACTTTTTCCAAGCCATCATGATCGCGGTTTAAAATTTCTTCCGCATAGGCAATATCAATACGGTCTTCCGTTTTTTCTGTCCAAGGGATTGAGACAAGCCATTCCAAATAGTTTCGAATGACCCCGCTCTCCGCACTAGCAGCAGGTAACTTCTCGTAGCGGTCCAGTTCTTTTAACGCAACTTTTTCTGTAGACTCCGGCATTCCGGCACTATCGATTTTTTTACGAAGTTCGGCAATTTCCCCCGTTTTTCCTTCGCGGTCACCAAGCTCTGTTTGGATTGCTTTCATTTGCTCACGCAGATAATATTCTTTCTGTGTGCGCTCCATAGCCTGCTTCACTTTTGTACTGATTTTTTTCTCGAGATTTAAAATCTCCTGCTCATCATGCAAACGAATCATCAAGTGG belongs to Solibacillus sp. FSL W7-1436 and includes:
- a CDS encoding phosphate ABC transporter ATPase, which translates into the protein MLKKIISVLMAITFALAILPTGQQAEASNTYTFMKANYNETEDKKGNVTRTLKSVTLKNSAGKTATFNLANTQKYYINNTLTTIAGFKAGMSVTIKLNLGKITEMRGSTNVEGGSIIENSKQVTGAVTQIDPNGLQIRVKIDGSSTKNYTVTNNTEVFKGNSSVDLSTLYVGDRVRLKFATANTSRIAEITIMSTANMVTELYKADLNTVNTNKNSLNVKNAHPLLNWRFGTVRTKTQATFNFTNNTSIYVGNKKISKSQLKKYKNSELYFVTKTQFSKEVIEKIIVLAKNERTFYQPITSVNLGVNTLQLKNSLKLNYHNGSILIRNGRLVEPEGLIALDLAQNPISTTAFVLTDGAAKSDYAHIVNITNDAYLAPNLSKYKLYFGRIDVADLDAYEVELSDLQRFDNHFWNTDKSIASFAYSNSTIASELDGSKQFKVIPELDLDLYDNYTNSPNPYYGYFFVNDGHIEGIHFVPNEKLATLTLTGRANSINFNTKKISVVNSSQWSKDGHWSYRFGSLSLDLSKAMIIKDGEVIDITDLKKADHVTAIARSTSEVYVLLVN
- the yihA gene encoding ribosome biogenesis GTP-binding protein YihA/YsxC — its product is MKVHNVEMIGSFVRPEQFPEDGLPEFALAGRSNVGKSSFINRMIGRKAMARISSKPGKTQQLNFYKIEEQLYYVDVPGYGYAKVSKSERAAWGRMIEQYFMSREQLRAVVLIVDIRHNPTSDDCMMYDFLKHYNIPVIVVATKADKIPKGKWDKHKKIVRETLQMEKQDPLIVFSSEKGLGFEEAWAEIESRM
- the lon gene encoding endopeptidase La, whose product is MEVNTRVTKKLTNMPVLPLRGLLVYPTMVLHIDVGRERSIAALEHAMLEDSTIFLVTQKDLRVDTPGKADLYKMGTLAKVKQMLKLPNGTLRILVEGLNRAEMVRYEDSGKFTTADLELFEDELHKDAETEALMRTVLSYFEKYAKSSNKITTETIESVLDIEEPGRLADVIASHLPFKINEKQEVLDITNIKKRLDHLMIRLHDEQEILNLEKKISTKVKQAMERTQKEYYLREQMKAIQTELGDREGKTGEIAELRKKIDSAGMPESTEKVALKELDRYEKLPAASAESGVIRNYLEWLVSIPWTEKTEDRIDIAYAEEILNRDHDGLEKVKERVLEYLSVRQLMNSLRGPILCLAGPPGVGKTSLARSIAESLDRKFVRVSLGGVRDESEIRGHRRTYVGAMPGRIIQGMKKAGTTNPVFLLDEIDKMSNDFRGDPSAAMLEVLDPEQNNTFSDHFIEEPYNLQDVLFIATANDLSTIPAPLLDRMEVINIAGYTEFEKVEITKNHLIPKQMKEHGLKKTQMAMKDEAITDLIRYYTREAGVRGLERQVATVCRKAAKKIVSGEKKKVTVNSKVLVDMLGKHRFRYGQAEMENQVGVATGLAYTTVGGDTLQIEVSLTPGKGKLILTGKLGDVMKESAQIALSFVRTLTNDLGVDADYFDQHDIHVHVPEGAVPKDGPSAGITMTTAIVSAITGKAIKREIGMTGEVTLRGRVLPIGGLKEKSLSAHRAGLTTIIIPQDNERDIDDIPETIREQLTFKLVSQAEEVLALALDGGFNK